In Candidatus Methanomethylophilus alvi Mx1201, a genomic segment contains:
- a CDS encoding ATP-binding protein → MLEWKNRSNGKSALLIEGARRVGKSTIAELFAKNEYSRHIYIDFSKHDSRLTDLFEDLSDMDRLFRGLQLYTGVEFIERDTAIIFDEVEEFPRAREAIKHLVEDGRYDYIETGSLISIKKNVKDIIIPSEEEKLVLHPMDFEEFLWAKGNNTLHLMRDYLETATPLNDALHHKMMKEYREYIAVGGMPQVVQAYLDNRSYQEIDRLKRQILDIYLNDFRKIDPSGNLESYYRSIPAELSRESLRYRITGNNKRRISRESRSFFEMEDSRTVEMCYHVDEPRIGLSLTLDRNFFKMYTEDTGLFVTLCFYDNDFSDNVIYEKLVSGRLPANLGYVYENAVAQALVSSGHLLRYHTFKKEDGTHYYEIDFVISDGTKVVPIEVKSSNTASHKSLDKFLEKRSRDVDTAYIISPKNLKKEGKITYLPIYMTGFI, encoded by the coding sequence ATGCTGGAGTGGAAAAACAGATCCAACGGTAAAAGTGCACTCCTTATAGAAGGTGCAAGAAGGGTCGGAAAATCCACAATTGCCGAATTATTTGCAAAAAACGAATATTCCAGACACATCTACATCGATTTCTCCAAACACGATTCCCGCCTAACGGATCTGTTCGAAGACCTGAGCGACATGGACAGACTGTTCCGCGGACTCCAGCTGTACACCGGAGTCGAATTCATAGAGAGGGACACGGCGATAATATTCGACGAGGTGGAGGAATTCCCCAGAGCCAGGGAAGCCATAAAACATCTGGTGGAGGATGGAAGATACGATTATATCGAAACAGGGTCGCTCATATCGATAAAAAAGAATGTGAAAGACATAATAATCCCGAGTGAAGAAGAAAAACTCGTACTTCATCCGATGGATTTTGAAGAATTCCTTTGGGCCAAAGGAAACAATACTTTGCACCTTATGCGCGATTACCTGGAAACGGCCACCCCCCTTAACGATGCATTGCATCACAAGATGATGAAGGAATACAGGGAATACATCGCCGTCGGAGGTATGCCGCAGGTGGTCCAGGCATATCTGGATAACAGGAGCTATCAGGAAATAGACAGACTGAAGAGACAGATATTGGACATATATCTGAACGATTTCAGAAAGATAGATCCAAGTGGAAATCTGGAATCATACTACAGATCGATACCGGCAGAATTATCCAGGGAAAGCTTGCGCTACCGCATAACCGGAAACAACAAGAGAAGGATATCCAGGGAATCCAGGTCGTTTTTCGAAATGGAGGATTCGCGTACGGTCGAGATGTGCTATCATGTGGACGAACCCCGCATTGGGCTCAGTCTCACTCTGGACCGCAATTTCTTCAAGATGTATACGGAGGACACCGGCCTGTTCGTGACGTTATGTTTCTACGACAACGACTTCTCCGATAATGTGATCTATGAGAAACTCGTGAGCGGAAGACTTCCTGCAAATCTGGGATATGTCTATGAAAACGCAGTGGCCCAGGCACTTGTATCGTCCGGACACCTTCTTCGCTACCATACGTTCAAAAAAGAAGACGGGACCCATTACTATGAGATAGACTTCGTGATCTCCGATGGAACGAAGGTAGTCCCCATAGAAGTGAAATCATCTAACACCGCATCCCATAAGTCTCTGGACAAATTCCTTGAAAAAAGAAGCAGGGATGTGGATACGGCATACATAATATCCCCCAAGAACCTGAAAAAAGAAGGGAAGATAACCTACCTGCCCATATATATGACGGGATTCATCTGA
- a CDS encoding deoxyribonuclease IV yields MLHIGCHLSNSKGYLHMGEEALSIGGDTFAFFTRNPRGGSAKPIDPADAKALMDLMERNGFAKIVAHAPYTLNLCSDREEAREFARNTMADDLARMEYTPGNYYNFHPGSHMKQGPEVAIEMISDALNGMLAKDMTTTVLLETMAGKGTEVGRSFEELAEIIDRVELKERMGVCLDTCHVYDAGYDIVNDLDSVVDRFDSVVGLGRLKAVHINDSKNPFCSHKDRHEKIGQGSIGLDAFSRIVNHPAFRDKPFILETPQEDMAGYAREISMLRGCVRD; encoded by the coding sequence ATGTTGCACATAGGATGTCATCTGTCTAATTCCAAGGGGTATCTGCACATGGGTGAGGAGGCCCTCTCCATCGGAGGGGACACCTTCGCGTTCTTCACCCGCAATCCCCGCGGCGGGAGTGCGAAGCCCATAGACCCGGCCGACGCAAAGGCCCTGATGGACCTCATGGAGAGGAACGGTTTCGCCAAGATAGTCGCCCATGCCCCGTACACCCTCAACCTGTGCTCGGACAGGGAGGAGGCCAGGGAGTTCGCCCGCAACACCATGGCGGACGACCTTGCGAGGATGGAGTACACCCCGGGGAACTACTACAACTTCCACCCCGGGAGCCACATGAAGCAGGGTCCGGAGGTCGCCATAGAGATGATATCGGACGCCCTCAACGGAATGCTCGCCAAGGACATGACCACGACGGTCCTCCTGGAGACGATGGCCGGCAAGGGGACCGAGGTGGGGAGGTCGTTCGAGGAGCTGGCGGAGATCATAGACCGTGTGGAGCTGAAGGAGAGGATGGGGGTCTGCCTGGATACGTGCCACGTGTACGACGCAGGGTACGACATAGTCAACGACCTCGACTCGGTGGTGGACAGGTTCGACTCCGTCGTGGGTCTCGGCAGGCTCAAGGCCGTCCATATAAACGACAGCAAGAACCCGTTCTGCAGCCATAAGGACCGCCATGAGAAGATCGGTCAGGGCAGTATAGGGTTGGATGCGTTCTCCCGGATAGTCAACCACCCTGCGTTCAGGGACAAGCCGTTCATCCTCGAGACCCCCCAGGAGGACATGGCAGGATACGCCCGTGAGATCTCCATGCTCCGCGGATGTGTGAGAGATTGA
- the polA gene encoding DNA polymerase I, translating to MKGKVLLVDGFSILFRSFYAMPPNMTAPDGTHTNAVYGFLSILNKEVEEESPDHLAVAFDLPSPTFRHKLYPEYKGTRKPAPSEFTEQIPVLRSLLDQMGIPVVSAEGWEADDVLGSLAGQAEASGYEVRILSGDRDLLQTVTDSTVVVIPKTKGGQTVYEHYSPEDVQETYGVTPQAFIELKALMGDASDNVPGLPGVGEKTAQKILAQFGTIENAYAHVDELKPPKAAAAMRDGYDTLLLSKELVTIRRDAPVTFDEEAFRMGNIYTPEAYDSFKRLGFKSMLGRFGDVAVRSPSERKRAAEAGDPDSFLPYFEGKDIGVSAVFQDGAFYGACICSSDRSVFLPRRLGEDLLRRNIAEAVSRSSSAATVDAKGLLRWMRADVSPRMVDCVVAAYLLNPLKSDWNCESVASGFLNESIPAREEVLGKSVNMLTDPAAISDFALTEADVALRSAPLLLKSLEDAGMLPLFRDVEMPLTYVLASMESNGICASKDKLKEYSDKLGVRIADLTAEIYREAGQEFNINSPKQMGIVLFEKMGIQGAKRTKTGYSTAEDVLEKLAPDHPIVAHILEYRSCAKLKSTYADALADYIRKDGRIHTSFNQTITATGRLSSSDPNLQNIPMKDDMGRRIRKCFHPAEGCVFVDADYSQIELRVLAHMSGDENLINAYRQSKDIHRTTASQIFHVPFEEVTDQMRRNAKAVNFGIVYGISSFGLSQGLSISRKEADEFIDQYFRTYPRIKDFLDGLISSAKEKGYAESLYGRRRPIPELNAANYIQRSFGERAAMNSPIQGTAADIIKMAMNRVMRRLSADVPDAKMVLQIHDEILIECKEADADRVADILRTEMAAAADLKVELETDCHIGRDWYEAK from the coding sequence TTGAAGGGCAAGGTCCTGCTGGTGGACGGATTCAGCATACTGTTCCGTTCGTTCTACGCCATGCCCCCCAACATGACGGCCCCCGACGGTACCCATACCAACGCGGTATACGGATTCCTCTCCATATTGAACAAGGAGGTGGAGGAGGAGTCCCCCGACCATCTGGCGGTGGCGTTCGATCTGCCTTCCCCCACCTTCAGGCACAAGCTGTATCCGGAGTACAAGGGGACCCGTAAGCCCGCCCCTTCCGAGTTCACCGAACAGATACCGGTCCTGCGGTCCCTTCTGGACCAGATGGGCATACCGGTGGTCTCCGCGGAGGGATGGGAGGCCGACGACGTCCTCGGATCCCTCGCCGGGCAGGCGGAGGCTTCCGGTTACGAGGTGAGGATCCTCTCCGGCGACCGCGACCTTCTGCAGACCGTCACCGACTCCACGGTCGTCGTGATCCCCAAGACCAAGGGCGGGCAGACGGTGTACGAGCATTATTCGCCCGAGGACGTGCAGGAGACGTACGGTGTGACTCCGCAGGCGTTCATCGAGCTGAAGGCCCTGATGGGCGACGCATCCGACAACGTCCCGGGACTCCCGGGGGTGGGGGAGAAGACCGCCCAGAAGATACTGGCACAATTCGGGACCATAGAGAACGCATATGCCCATGTGGATGAGCTGAAACCCCCGAAGGCCGCGGCCGCCATGCGTGACGGGTACGACACGCTTCTTCTCAGCAAGGAGCTGGTCACCATCCGCAGGGACGCCCCCGTGACGTTCGACGAGGAGGCATTCCGTATGGGGAACATATACACGCCGGAGGCCTACGATTCGTTCAAGAGACTGGGGTTCAAGAGCATGCTGGGACGTTTCGGGGACGTAGCCGTCCGGAGCCCATCCGAAAGGAAGAGGGCCGCGGAGGCCGGGGACCCGGATTCGTTCCTCCCTTATTTCGAGGGGAAGGACATCGGGGTGTCCGCCGTATTCCAGGACGGGGCGTTCTACGGTGCATGCATATGCTCGTCCGACAGGTCGGTATTCCTCCCTCGCAGGCTGGGGGAGGACCTGCTTCGCAGAAATATCGCGGAAGCGGTCTCCCGTTCGTCGTCCGCCGCCACCGTCGATGCCAAGGGGCTGCTGAGATGGATGCGTGCGGACGTCAGTCCCCGCATGGTGGACTGCGTCGTCGCCGCATATCTGCTCAATCCTCTGAAGAGCGACTGGAACTGCGAATCGGTGGCATCCGGTTTCCTGAACGAGAGCATCCCTGCACGCGAGGAGGTCCTGGGGAAATCCGTCAACATGCTCACCGACCCCGCCGCCATATCCGATTTCGCTCTTACGGAGGCCGACGTGGCCCTGCGTTCCGCCCCCCTCCTCCTGAAGTCCCTGGAGGACGCAGGCATGCTTCCGCTTTTCCGCGATGTCGAGATGCCCCTCACCTACGTCCTCGCATCCATGGAGAGCAACGGCATATGTGCCAGCAAGGATAAGCTGAAGGAATACTCAGATAAGTTGGGTGTACGCATAGCCGATCTTACCGCCGAGATATACCGGGAGGCCGGACAGGAGTTCAACATCAACAGCCCTAAGCAGATGGGGATCGTCCTCTTCGAGAAGATGGGCATCCAGGGGGCCAAGAGGACCAAGACCGGCTATTCCACCGCGGAAGACGTCCTGGAGAAGCTGGCTCCCGACCATCCGATTGTGGCGCACATCCTGGAATACAGGTCGTGTGCGAAACTCAAGTCCACCTATGCCGATGCGCTCGCCGATTACATACGCAAGGACGGACGCATACACACCAGTTTCAATCAGACGATAACCGCCACCGGCCGCCTGTCCAGCAGCGACCCCAACCTCCAGAATATACCCATGAAGGACGACATGGGCAGGAGGATACGCAAATGCTTCCATCCGGCCGAGGGATGCGTCTTCGTGGATGCGGACTACTCGCAGATAGAACTCCGTGTACTGGCACATATGTCCGGAGACGAGAATCTCATCAATGCGTACAGGCAGTCGAAGGACATCCACCGCACCACCGCCTCCCAGATATTCCACGTCCCCTTCGAGGAGGTCACGGACCAGATGAGGCGGAATGCCAAGGCCGTGAACTTCGGCATAGTCTACGGTATAAGCTCCTTCGGTCTGAGCCAAGGACTTTCCATATCGCGTAAGGAGGCGGACGAGTTCATCGACCAGTATTTCCGCACGTATCCCCGCATAAAGGATTTCCTCGACGGTCTGATATCGTCGGCCAAGGAAAAGGGCTATGCCGAGTCCCTCTACGGCAGGCGGAGACCGATCCCGGAATTGAATGCGGCCAACTACATACAGCGTTCCTTCGGGGAGAGGGCCGCCATGAACAGTCCCATCCAAGGGACCGCCGCCGATATAATAAAGATGGCCATGAACAGGGTCATGAGACGTCTGTCAGCCGATGTCCCAGATGCCAAGATGGTTCTGCAGATACACGACGAGATACTCATAGAGTGCAAAGAGGCCGACGCCGACAGGGTGGCCGATATCCTGCGGACCGAGATGGCGGCCGCCGCAGACCTGAAGGTGGAGCTGGAGACCGACTGCCACATAGGCAGGGACTGGTACGAGGCGAAGTGA
- the ligA gene encoding NAD-dependent DNA ligase LigA: MGDDREGKTALMRELIDRLNAASDAYYNGRAEIMTDYEWDAMFDRLKGLEEETGEVLPDSPTAKVSEDDITGQKEPHEFPALSLAKTKKVEDLVKWADGHPIWISWKLDGLTLVVTYDGGRLTKIVTRGDGHIGTNITHLADGLYDIPRTIPAKGHLVIRGEAVISYSDFEQFCMESEGDFANPRNLASGSLSLKDVEEVKRRRIHWVPFSLVYSDDDIPTWGEKMDLLEKAGLHPVEREFLKDPDIGTVGNAIDRWTEKVTGRKNPYPVDGLVITYDDSALASTGSVTGHHATRAGLAFKWQDESADTVLDHIEWSCAASSITPVAVFDPVELEGTTVKRASLCNVSECGRLRIGGPGTEISVIKANKIIPKVIRVRRTVGELSVPDRCPVCGSPAEVRGSDTGVLKLYCTNGDCAAKQLRKFTRFVSKEGLDIDGISEQTISKFVNMGWIRSYADFFRLSDHREEMSQMDGFGEKSVQNIMDSIERSRVTDGQSILFALNIPMCGLEVAKRLMAVYSLDDLIRAVSSGDDSVLSDIDGIGPEKSASFAGWFRDQRNMDSFRDLMTQVKVKVPERKEIGSRCEGLTFVITGDVHHYANRNELKAYIESQGGKVTGSVTGSTDFLINNDPESTSSKNKKAKELGKPIISEDEFLTRFG; the protein is encoded by the coding sequence ATGGGAGACGACAGGGAAGGGAAGACGGCTCTCATGAGGGAGCTGATAGACAGGCTCAACGCGGCCTCCGACGCCTATTACAACGGCAGGGCGGAGATCATGACGGATTACGAGTGGGACGCCATGTTCGACCGTCTGAAAGGGCTGGAGGAGGAGACGGGGGAGGTCCTCCCGGACAGCCCTACCGCCAAGGTGTCCGAGGACGACATAACGGGACAGAAGGAGCCGCACGAGTTCCCCGCACTGTCCCTGGCCAAGACGAAGAAGGTCGAGGACCTGGTGAAATGGGCGGACGGCCATCCGATCTGGATCTCATGGAAGTTGGACGGCCTCACCCTTGTCGTGACGTACGACGGAGGGAGGCTGACAAAGATAGTCACCAGAGGGGACGGGCACATAGGTACGAACATAACCCATCTGGCGGACGGTCTTTACGACATCCCCCGGACGATCCCGGCGAAGGGCCATCTGGTCATCCGCGGGGAGGCGGTCATATCGTATTCCGATTTCGAGCAGTTCTGCATGGAATCGGAGGGGGATTTCGCCAACCCGAGGAACCTGGCATCCGGTTCCCTGTCCCTGAAGGATGTGGAGGAGGTGAAGAGGAGGAGGATCCACTGGGTCCCGTTCAGTCTCGTGTACTCGGATGACGACATCCCGACATGGGGCGAGAAGATGGATCTCCTGGAGAAGGCCGGCCTCCACCCTGTGGAGAGGGAGTTCCTGAAGGACCCGGATATCGGGACGGTCGGGAACGCCATAGACAGATGGACGGAGAAGGTCACCGGGCGCAAGAATCCGTATCCTGTCGACGGCCTCGTGATAACGTATGACGATTCCGCCCTCGCATCGACCGGGTCGGTGACCGGACACCATGCCACCCGTGCCGGTCTCGCTTTCAAATGGCAGGACGAGTCGGCCGACACGGTCCTCGACCACATAGAGTGGAGCTGTGCGGCCTCGTCCATAACCCCGGTCGCGGTATTCGATCCCGTGGAGCTGGAAGGGACGACCGTCAAGAGGGCGTCCCTCTGCAACGTAAGCGAGTGCGGCCGTCTGCGTATAGGGGGTCCGGGGACGGAGATATCCGTCATCAAGGCCAATAAGATCATCCCGAAGGTGATCAGGGTCAGGAGGACGGTCGGCGAGCTGTCCGTTCCGGACAGGTGCCCGGTCTGCGGGTCCCCGGCGGAGGTGAGGGGATCGGATACCGGTGTCCTCAAGCTCTATTGCACCAACGGGGACTGTGCCGCGAAACAACTCAGGAAGTTCACGCGTTTCGTATCCAAAGAGGGGCTGGACATCGACGGGATATCCGAGCAGACGATATCCAAGTTCGTCAACATGGGGTGGATCAGGAGCTATGCCGACTTCTTCCGCCTGTCGGATCATAGGGAGGAGATGTCCCAGATGGACGGATTCGGGGAGAAGTCCGTGCAGAACATCATGGATTCCATAGAGCGGTCGCGTGTGACCGACGGTCAGAGCATCCTCTTCGCCCTCAACATACCGATGTGCGGTCTCGAGGTGGCCAAAAGGCTGATGGCCGTCTATTCGCTGGATGACCTGATACGTGCCGTGTCGTCTGGAGACGACAGCGTCCTATCGGACATAGACGGGATAGGGCCCGAGAAGTCGGCCTCGTTCGCAGGATGGTTCCGCGATCAACGCAATATGGATTCGTTCAGGGATCTGATGACGCAGGTCAAGGTGAAGGTTCCCGAGAGGAAGGAGATCGGCAGCAGATGCGAAGGACTGACCTTCGTCATAACGGGGGATGTGCATCATTATGCCAACCGTAACGAGCTGAAGGCGTACATAGAGTCCCAGGGCGGAAAGGTCACCGGTTCCGTGACGGGATCTACGGATTTCCTGATCAACAATGATCCGGAGTCCACCTCATCCAAGAACAAGAAGGCCAAGGAATTGGGGAAGCCCATAATATCGGAAGACGAGTTCCTGACACGTTTCGGATGA
- a CDS encoding TATA-box-binding protein gives MKIENVVASTSLGQEIDLDKIMASLDGAEYNPKQFPGLVYRLKEPKTATLLFRSGKIVCTGGKSYTEVEAAITQVAKDLEKADIKITIKPKIEVQNIVASSDLGQEINLNTVAITLGLEKVEYEPEQFPGLVYRLDDPKVVVLLFGSGKMVCTGAKIPEDVTRAVEKIAAELRDASLMA, from the coding sequence ATGAAGATCGAGAACGTCGTCGCATCCACGTCTCTCGGACAGGAAATCGACCTTGACAAGATCATGGCGTCCCTGGACGGAGCTGAATACAATCCCAAACAGTTCCCGGGGCTTGTCTACAGGCTCAAGGAGCCTAAGACCGCAACCCTGCTTTTCAGGAGCGGAAAGATCGTCTGTACCGGTGGAAAGAGCTACACCGAGGTCGAGGCCGCGATCACACAGGTTGCCAAGGACCTTGAGAAGGCCGACATCAAGATCACCATCAAACCCAAGATCGAGGTCCAGAACATCGTCGCATCCTCCGATCTCGGACAGGAGATCAACCTCAACACAGTCGCCATCACCCTCGGACTCGAGAAGGTCGAGTACGAGCCCGAGCAGTTCCCCGGACTCGTCTACAGGCTCGACGACCCCAAGGTCGTCGTCCTTCTCTTCGGCTCCGGAAAGATGGTCTGCACCGGCGCCAAGATCCCCGAGGACGTCACCCGTGCGGTCGAGAAGATCGCCGCCGAACTCAGGGATGCAAGCCTGATGGCTTGA
- a CDS encoding DUF7714 family protein, translating into MVSVHCKDISVRKVECDITEESIASMMDGWVAYKRAEYVVLNHGDQYAVVRLSKSSDGDLFRDVTDYEIISLPDDTVYVERPDMDVINVPALARLQCEYPGKAVVVRGLFSHLGFVKDLEPMRLRIVDCVPPRPSKMSYLVNLALASGYISKPIVVEEVDIDLSEISKEAETAEVMFPCEVSGTSSDRPYCFLDQVPDVEGRDLTLVGCRLSKRIFSEEYHRDVPFINICPRDRVPDDGVTTIVKCCRVKEGHEKDGNVVMVPWGATVPEIVDALNDVFGDA; encoded by the coding sequence ATGGTGTCCGTGCACTGCAAGGACATATCCGTACGCAAGGTGGAATGCGACATCACCGAAGAGAGCATAGCATCCATGATGGACGGCTGGGTGGCTTACAAACGCGCCGAATACGTGGTCCTGAACCATGGCGACCAGTACGCCGTGGTGAGGCTGTCCAAATCCTCGGACGGCGACCTTTTCCGCGACGTCACGGACTATGAGATAATATCGCTCCCCGATGACACCGTATATGTGGAGAGGCCGGACATGGATGTGATCAACGTCCCCGCCCTGGCGAGGCTGCAGTGCGAATATCCGGGCAAGGCGGTCGTCGTGAGGGGCCTTTTCTCCCATCTCGGATTCGTCAAGGACCTGGAACCTATGAGGCTGCGTATAGTGGACTGTGTTCCCCCCAGGCCGTCCAAGATGTCCTATCTGGTGAATCTGGCACTTGCATCAGGGTATATCTCCAAACCCATAGTGGTGGAGGAGGTCGACATAGACCTCTCGGAGATATCCAAGGAAGCGGAGACGGCGGAGGTCATGTTCCCGTGCGAGGTCTCCGGGACTTCGTCCGACAGACCTTATTGTTTCCTCGACCAGGTTCCGGACGTGGAAGGAAGGGACTTGACGCTGGTCGGATGCAGGCTTTCGAAGAGGATATTCTCGGAGGAGTATCACAGGGATGTACCGTTCATAAACATCTGTCCCCGCGACAGGGTGCCGGACGACGGGGTGACAACCATAGTGAAATGCTGTCGTGTGAAAGAGGGTCATGAAAAGGACGGAAACGTCGTCATGGTGCCTTGGGGGGCGACCGTCCCGGAGATCGTCGACGCACTGAACGATGTATTCGGAGACGCATGA
- a CDS encoding tetratricopeptide repeat protein → MTINVPRDCFSGEDAHLNKEKAESFGKMIRARYPWLTSGSLDVLFNNARKEMLRVLDEESGGRNVSRRLEKKGDLEGAIRHLREHLEEDPEDPDAWYALGELLCKAGRTKEGYDAFAEGRKYF, encoded by the coding sequence ATGACCATAAACGTGCCCCGCGACTGTTTCTCGGGGGAGGACGCACATCTGAACAAGGAGAAGGCGGAATCGTTCGGTAAGATGATCAGGGCCCGCTATCCCTGGCTCACCAGCGGCTCCCTGGACGTCCTCTTCAACAACGCCCGTAAGGAGATGCTCCGTGTCCTCGACGAGGAGTCCGGCGGCAGGAACGTCAGCAGACGCCTGGAGAAGAAAGGGGACCTGGAAGGTGCCATAAGACATCTCCGGGAACACCTGGAGGAGGATCCGGAGGACCCCGATGCATGGTATGCGCTCGGAGAGCTCCTTTGCAAGGCAGGACGCACGAAGGAAGGGTACGACGCTTTCGCCGAAGGGCGCAAATATTTCTGA
- a CDS encoding dihydroorotate dehydrogenase electron transfer subunit, whose amino-acid sequence MSDFVKILGVTEEAYDTKTFEFQLDEKASPGQFIMVWAPGMQEIPMSLSKTGRIKSITVKAIGPDTKRLHELTIGDMLRVRGPYGHGYEIDPEKKYLIIGGGVGTASILPAVKESGADTIIAARSERDLILRDRAMKYSRNVWIATDDGSAGFHGNAVQLMREKCKENSYDCVIACGPEVMLYFTYKACEELGLDCQLSLERHMKCGAGVCGCCVMDGQRVCKDGPVFSKAQISVMKDFGNAKRDECGRLVKFR is encoded by the coding sequence ATGAGTGATTTCGTCAAGATACTCGGCGTGACCGAGGAGGCCTACGACACGAAGACCTTCGAGTTCCAGCTGGACGAGAAGGCGAGTCCGGGACAGTTCATCATGGTCTGGGCCCCGGGCATGCAGGAGATACCCATGTCCCTCTCCAAGACCGGCAGGATAAAGTCGATCACGGTGAAGGCCATAGGCCCCGATACAAAGAGACTCCACGAGCTGACCATCGGGGACATGCTGAGGGTCCGCGGACCCTACGGACACGGGTACGAGATAGACCCCGAGAAGAAGTACCTGATCATCGGAGGAGGGGTGGGCACGGCGTCCATACTCCCTGCGGTGAAAGAATCCGGGGCGGACACCATAATCGCGGCCCGTTCCGAGAGGGACCTCATCCTCAGGGACAGGGCGATGAAATACTCCAGGAACGTCTGGATAGCCACGGACGACGGCAGCGCCGGATTCCACGGGAATGCGGTCCAGCTCATGAGGGAGAAGTGCAAGGAGAACAGTTACGACTGCGTCATCGCCTGCGGGCCCGAGGTCATGCTCTATTTCACCTACAAGGCGTGCGAGGAACTGGGGCTCGACTGCCAGCTCTCTCTGGAGAGACACATGAAGTGCGGCGCCGGGGTCTGCGGATGCTGCGTCATGGACGGACAGAGGGTCTGCAAGGACGGTCCGGTGTTCAGCAAGGCCCAGATATCCGTGATGAAGGACTTCGGCAATGCGAAGAGGGACGAGTGCGGACGCCTCGTGAAGTTCAGGTGA
- a CDS encoding dihydroorotate dehydrogenase: protein MTELRTEVGKTVLELPGMVASGIMDETGASMIRMLEAGAGAVVTKSIGLVPKPGHENPCFTEVKGGFVNAMGLPNPGIELFREEMEEAVPHGKIVGSIYGADSAEFAELAGRMEDYGACAVELNLSCPHAKGYGMEVGTDPALVKEIVSAVKDAVSIPVWAKLTPNTHILNQIGQAVQDGGGDAIVAINTLKAMVISPEFARPFLSNRFGGLSGPAVRAVGVRNIYDLYDAVSIPLIGVGGITDWRDAAQYIMAGARAFQVGSAIAKDGPEVFRKINRELKEFMTDYGYDSIDSMVGVAHE from the coding sequence ATGACAGAACTGCGTACCGAAGTCGGAAAGACCGTCCTAGAACTTCCGGGGATGGTCGCATCCGGCATCATGGATGAGACCGGTGCATCGATGATCAGGATGCTCGAGGCCGGAGCAGGGGCCGTGGTGACGAAATCCATCGGCCTCGTCCCCAAACCCGGGCACGAGAACCCTTGCTTCACCGAGGTCAAGGGAGGTTTCGTCAACGCCATGGGCCTCCCCAACCCCGGGATAGAACTTTTCAGGGAGGAGATGGAGGAGGCGGTCCCCCACGGGAAGATCGTCGGATCCATATACGGGGCCGACTCCGCGGAGTTCGCGGAACTGGCGGGAAGGATGGAGGACTACGGCGCCTGCGCCGTGGAACTCAACCTCTCGTGCCCCCACGCCAAGGGATACGGGATGGAGGTCGGTACCGACCCCGCCCTCGTCAAGGAGATAGTGTCCGCCGTAAAGGATGCCGTGAGCATCCCCGTATGGGCCAAGCTCACTCCCAACACACACATACTGAACCAGATCGGCCAGGCCGTGCAGGATGGGGGCGGCGATGCGATCGTGGCCATCAACACCCTGAAGGCCATGGTCATATCCCCCGAGTTCGCAAGACCGTTCCTCAGCAACAGGTTCGGCGGCCTCTCCGGACCTGCGGTGAGGGCCGTGGGGGTGAGGAACATCTACGACCTCTACGACGCGGTATCCATCCCGCTGATCGGCGTCGGAGGCATCACGGATTGGAGGGACGCCGCCCAGTACATAATGGCGGGCGCCCGTGCCTTCCAGGTCGGAAGCGCCATAGCCAAGGACGGACCCGAGGTCTTCAGGAAGATCAACAGGGAACTGAAGGAATTCATGACAGACTACGGCTACGACAGCATAGACAGCATGGTAGGTGTGGCACATGAGTGA